One region of Wyeomyia smithii strain HCP4-BCI-WySm-NY-G18 chromosome 3, ASM2978416v1, whole genome shotgun sequence genomic DNA includes:
- the LOC129729692 gene encoding myb-like protein AA, giving the protein MMVAEFVTRQQNGSPINGEIPGQNHNNSNMPAHSALLMGSDSTGRGSPVSPGSDYNGNGYDLASHLQRKELFSQRKQREFIPDNKKDDSYWDRRRRNNEAAKRSREKRRFNDMVLEQRVVELTKENHVLKAQLDAIKNKYNICGENLVSVDQIMATLPTNEQVLSSTKRVKINSTAPIVFPLARTPVPQPSLTPQPVPVQVPQHHHQPHAPQQVLQQQQQQQQQQQQQQHPTQSQPPQQQSQQAAVIHPNPNIESPPPPQSIASQLQQITIQHTNSHYSHHHSPAAIYREYEPLTNGSGSSRCDSKQRDSAIRSPLARVDLLERDEHRNESLVDQRDRDRDREREHDRDDVPALPVPTFGSTNSHISGPHISHHPYAGPYSIPNYPVSYANNLYPSPPREINALLTANVLNLSRRAPSPYETSNGTGSNSSHSSSGDDEHEREQIHDHNNSLPVKLRHKSHLGDKDAATALLALQNIKQEPQLRASSPWDDGDGSSDERDSGISTEWPTKAEQKMMVPLPSSPPSISVSPIASNVAIAGPAGNMIGGKITSIPASVVISKKAEENIHLQSKLARLESEVATIKNMMISNTTGSGFGVTAAAQ; this is encoded by the exons ATGATGGTTGCGGAATTTGTAACACGACAACAGAACGGTTCGCCAATCAACGGTGAAATACCCGGTCAGAATCACAACAACTCCAACATGCCCG CACACAGTGCCTTGCTAATGGGTAGCGACTCTACCGGACGCGGAAGCCCCGTCAGCCCGGGCTCAGACTACAATGGCAACGGGTATGATCTGGCGTCGCATCTACAGCGCAAGGAGCTTTTCTCCCAGCGCAAGCAACGCGAGTTCATCCCAGACAATAAAAAAGACGACAGCTATTGGGACCGTAGACGCCGCAACAACGAGGCGGCCAAGCGATCTCGCGAGAAGCGTCGCTTCAACGATATGGTTCTGGAGCAGCGTGTCGTCGAACTGACCAAGGAGAACCACGTGCTGAAGGCCCAGCTGGATGcaatcaaaaacaaatacaatattTGCGGAGAGAATTTGGTAAGCGTTGACCAGATCATGGCAACCCTGCCGACCAACGAACAGGTGCTGAGTTCGACAAAGCGTGTGAAAATCAACAGCACCGCACCGATAGTATTCCCACTGGCAAGGACTCCGGTACCGCAGCCTTCATTAACACCACAACCCGTGCCGGTACAGGTACCACAGCATCATCATCAGCCTCACGCACCTCAGCAAGTtttacaacagcagcagcagcagcagcagcaacaacagcagcaacagcaccCGACCCAGTCCCAGCCACCCCAGCAACAATCACAGCAAGCCGCAGTCATTCACCCCAATCCAAACATCGAATCTCCCCCGCCGCCACAATCGATCGCCTCCCAGCTGCAGCAGATCACAATCCAGCACACAAACTCACACTACAGTCACCACCACTCGCCTGCCGCCATCTACCGTGAGTACGAGCCACTGACCAACGGCAGCGGTAGCAGCCGGTGTGATAGTAAACAGCGCGACTCCGCCATCCGGAGTCCCCTTGCCAGAGTCGACCTGCTGGAGCGTGATGAACATCGCAATGAATCGTTGGTCGATCAGCGCGACCGAGACCGTGATCGTGAACGTGAACACGATCGCGACGACGTTCCTGCCCTGCCGGTTCCTACCTTCGGCTCGACAAACTCGCACATCAGCGGACCGCACATCTCGCACCATCCGTACGCCGGTCCCTACTCTATTCCGAACTATCCGGTCAGCTATGCCAACAATCTCTACCCGTCGCCACCGCGAGAGATCAACGCCCTGCTTACCGCCAACGTCCTAAACCTCAGCCGTCGTGCTCCGTCCCCGTACGAAACGTCCAACGGAACGGGCTCGAACAGCAGTCACAGTAGTTCCGGTGACGATGAGCACGAGCGCGAACAAATTCACGATCACAACAACAGCCTACCGGTCAAGCTGAGGCACAAATCACACCTAGGCGACAAGGACGCAGCCACCGCCCTCCTGGCCCTGCAAAACATCAAGCAAGAGCCCCAGCTGCGAGCCTCCTCGCCCTGGGACGATGGCGATGGTTCCTCCGATGAGCGCGACTCTGGCATCTCCACGGAATGGCCAACCAAGGCGGAACAGAAAATGATGGTTCCCCTTCCGTCATCACCTCCGTCCATTTCGGTGTCTCCGATCGCGTCGAACGTGGCCATTGCCGGCCCAGCGGGTAACATGATCGGCGGCAAGATAACCTCGATTCCGGCTTCCGTCGTCATCAGCAAGAAGGCTGAGGAAAACATCCATCTCCAGTCGAAATTGGCCCGGCTGGAGTCGGAAGTGGCCACTATCAAGAACATGATGATTTCCAACACTACTGGCAGCGGATTTGGTGTCACAGCCGCGGCTCAATGA